GATGAGTGTCCCCAGACACTGGGCAACTTATGGCTGCAGGGATActtctctgtcctcctcctccttcccttctcccctcagCTTTCTGGTAGCCAGCATAACCTCTCTTGCCTACAGTTTCATCAAAACTGGTGCGTTTCCACAAAAAGTTTCAGTTTCAGCACGACATCTTCTAGTAAAAAGCCATTTACTGAACTATTGCCAACCAGGTTTAGTGATAAAAGAAGTCTTCAGTTGAAAGACAAAGGGAGATTTAATACTTGGAGGCTTAAGAGGTTTTGGTTAATCTTTccattgtaaaaaaaatagcagatgtCTCACTGAATGGCTAAGTCTCTGTTGGAACAGAATAAGGTTTCCCTTTCCAATGTCCCACTGCCtctagaaggaagaaaaggaaaaaaaaaacaaaaacaaaaacatgcacTGTCAGGTTGAACATTTAGTTTCTTATAAACCAGAATGGATCAAATGGTTGCACTGCAGGGGAGGACACACAGGAAAGACTGGCATGATAAACATATTGCCCAGTCCATCTTACTTCCCTGCTTTGGGGTTAGATTCAGGAGCTCTGGCAATGCACCCCAAGGCAATTCAAGAGGTAACTATATAACTTGGTGTGtgccctgctcctctgcccaAACTCATCGTCCTGGAGGCAGAGGTGGGGGAGCAGCCACGTCTCAACTGATTCACTTCACAGTCTTGTGTACTTGTTTGTCTGTGTTAACACTCTGGGCTCcgagaggcagcagctgagtACCTGTGGTTTGCTACATCTGCTTTGTAAATAGCTCATTTTAGCAGAGAGTAAATGAAGTTGCCTCTTGATTCACCAATGATGAACGATCACCAGAAGCCCTATGTACCGCAGAACAAAGCGCTGCCATTTAGCAGCCCAAGCTGgggttgggttgttttttttttaataaagatgacATCAGTAAAGCAAAAGTTGGTGCCCGGCAGATATGTGGGTGTTTAGcagaaaattttgaagaaagtaGGCAAGATGACAGAAAAGGGTGTGATTAAATGAGCTCATCGTTTGTACATGTGAGCGTGGGGTGGACtgtgggggaagagaagaggaggaggtggaacTGTAATGGGGAACCTGCCAAGTAGCTGTCTAGTTTTGAGAGGTTTTGGTGTCCCAAGTAAAAGCCTCAGTGTGGTTTGAAGACAGTCCTGGGAGGGTTGTTAGTGCAATAGGAGAGACGCCCCTTCCGAGTATTAAACTTGGCCTGTGAATAATGAAAGACTCAAAGGAAAGCTCAAGAGTGTTCACACTTGCTCCTCCTGCACCATCAGTGTGTGGGACAAATCACTCCACCTCTGCACTCCAGTCTCTCCACTGATAAGAGAAGGTCCATAACAGCCTTTCAAAACTTGTAGACTGGAAGGATTCTGGAAAATGTGGCTATGAGCAAGTCTTGGGTAGAACTAtatgttggaagggaccagAGGCGCTCCAGACTTCACTCCAGTCACTCATGAAAATTAAGAGCCTACCTGTTCTCATTTCGCAGGCACACTAGGAGAAATACTGTTACCCTCCCAATTCTTTGCAATAGTGACTGGGGGAGGGGAGCGCCATGCCCCTGCAGATAGGtaaataattccttttcttaAGGAAGTCCACCCTGATTGCTCTGCACCTTAAAACTTCTAGAATTTCTAAATCTCAAAATTTTATAGAGCTTCAAATCAAAACTCAggaattattttcagtgaagtgtCCTCAAGGTCAGGAGATCTTTCACACCAAGCAGCATCTAAACAGACAAAATGATTTATATAAGCTGGGAAAATCCGAGACAGATTCTGCTGGAGTTATGTTCTCATAACTCTTTCTCACTTCtaggtttgaaaaataaaagcgAACCCTTTGGGTTTATTAACCCGTGGAGCAGAGACCTCTGTTCCACTTACAGAGTATGAAAGTAGTTACAAATGTCAGCATGAACTCACCAACATCCACTtaaaatactactactactgcAGGTATAGAGGATACCACTATAAAGCCGGTACTTACTCGCTGGCTTTATTATCCAGTGGGTTCAAATCAGGAGCACCAGGGCAAACAAGTTTTTAACTTCTGACTCCAAGTACTTAACCAGTTCACATCATCCCTTTAGATTTAATGAGTCATCCTGCTAGCTATTTAGATGCACAATCACCCACAACCCATTAGCAAACACCTTCAAGAGGCAAAAGGAGGGACAAGTTTAAACAGAGTTGAGAAGGCATTTACCCACACAATCTTACCTCCTCCTTCATTAAtggctcttccttctcctccctccgTTTTCAAGGAGAGCATTAGATAAGGGCtgccgggggtggggggtgggggcgagggggggagGGTGCGGTTAGCCATCACTGCATCTCCTGTGAGGCCAGGGCCCCTTCCAGGATAGCCTGTCTCCtgcagacacatgcacacacacacttggGGTCTTAGTTGACTCCCAGATCGTACTGTCTCTCTGGCAGCTGGCCGCGACTCACCTGGCCCTCCCtttattcctttgttttcctatgCTTTTTACTCTGCAAATAACCCTGACCCTTCCCTTTAGttcctcccctaaacatcccatatTAAGTCCTGTGCAAACCCCAAATGCTCTCCCCTCACATGCATCGATAATATGTCCCATGCCTTCAGTGactccccctccacccccatcTGCTCCCATTCACTCGTTGGGTGGATGTCACCCTGGGCTTACCCGGATGATGtctctcctgggacagccctggggggagccagggcaggggaTGATTCGGGCTCCCCatctgtgtgtgcgtgtgtgtgtgtgtgcgtgtggtGATGAGCTTTTTATCACTTAACCTACCACTAAGCAGTGCCAACCTGACGACAAGAGTCAGGCCGCCACCCTCCATCCACACGAGGCGTGCACGTGTTGTTGGGTCCAGCCACAGCCTGTATGGTAGGGAAATGACTGCGGATTTACAAACCGTTCTCAGTACTATGCACATTGGTCAACACCACTGCATGAGCGCACAGGTTATACCAGGTTTGTTCACATTGCAGACTTCTTCAGGGTATAATCACGTTGAAgcttcatctctctctctgcccccccAGGAACATTCGGCCAAAAAAGATGCTATGAATTCCAGTGAACTGTGGTACTCTACTGTCAGCCATGACATAAACCATGAAGCCCCTGTGATTAACAGCAATAATCAGACAGAATATGCACTTGTCAACGTGcccaagaggaaagaaaatatcgCCAGCGCTGAAGAGCACAGTGAATATGATTATGTCCTGATAACTTAGAAAGGGACACTTTCTGCTCCCAAGGCACTCTTTTACTTGAACGCGTGCAGCCTTGCTAACCATCCTACCTCTGCTGTCAGGTCTTCGAATAAACATCTCCGTCTCGTTACCAAGCTTACTCATTAGGACACATCTGCCAGTCATTTCCAATGAGACAAATCTGTCCATGAAATGGTGGTCAGAGAAAGAGACATGGACAGGGTGCAGAACTTGACAATTAAACCAGGAAGAATCAGTAGCAACTGCCATTGTAAGACAATGTTTCTCTATAGAAAATTAGGTGCTTCATTACTAGAAGCAACTGAGGCTGCACACTTTTCTGGACTtttacagtactttttttttttaaaaaggggtcTTACAGAGCTACTGATAGAAATCTCAAAAATGCAATAACACCCCCcttgttgttggggtttttgtttgtttgggggggggggtgttttttaaattaaagcataGACCCTGTGTTAGGTGCGCTTACTCTTTTCCAAAGTTTCTCTGGCCTATGTATACCATTATACAATGTACAATTTTGATGAACAACTCATTTCTCAAATTACCACCCCCCCCTTTTAATGCAATGCTACTTATCTTAGAGTGAAGTCTTAATGAAGttggaattaaataaaaaagcaacaaagtgcatgcaaaacaaaaattccaGCCACTTAGAAGACTATGAAAACCAATGCTGCACAGGCGGTAACTGCACACCTCTCAGCAGAAGGTTCTCAGGCGTTGCCTCCGTGACACAACGCTTCCAGCTCACTCCTGCTGGAGTCTCAGGTTTGCCTCTCTGCAATGCCAGAATATAACATCCTCATAGCCCATCACCCCTCTGCAAGCAGCATTTCTGGACATGCGCATAGGACTGAAACCAGTTATTTAACTGTTCGCCAGAGCTCAAAGTGATTATGTGCCTGTGTTCTTGCTTAAGCATGGTTTTTTGCTCCCtccatttttgtaataaaacaatttggaagaaaatgttgaatagttttcctgattttaaatcttcttttgtATATGATCGCTGGCTACAGCCCTGGCTTTACAGCGTAGTGCCTTTGCGATTCCCACCTGCAGTTTCGGTGCCGGGGGCAGTCCCATGGGTGAATGGTTGCATGCAGCAGTGGAGAGACACACTGCTAGCATGGTGCAGGCAGCACTCTACAGGTACTGCTGCAGTGACAGGCAGCTGAATTTGCCCAAAATTTGTATTGGCTGCTGTGGCTACACAGATGACTGCCTGCCACGGGATTTTAAAGGGCTGGTTGTACACTCCACAAGCTGAATTACCAGAActatcttttctcttcctttttaacagTGTCTCAGTTGCCTCAGTCATTAAAGTATTACCCACACTCCTCCTATTAAAATTAACATCAAGCATTCACACAAAATATCTAACTTGATGAAATAATGTGTTTTCACACTGCTCTGTCCGTAATGGATGAGGTCATAATTAATTCActtggttattttcttttacacgATCAATTTCCTCAAAGatataaaaccagaaaccaCTTTGTCATTTTTTGACATTTCCTTCAATGAGAGTTCAAAGCTTGACTGGAGGTAGACTGTAAAGTCGGACATTTTCTGTTGAATATCACAACGTCTTGCTACAactccacctcctcctttcctgtgAATTGCTAGAGTAAAGGTActggggcagaggaggatgGCTGGAAAAAAGTTAATGCTTGGCTCCTTTTTTCTGTCGACTCTTAATGCACATTGGGGTGTCACCATAAAGAAGCATAATCattctattatttttcagttcttagaAACAGAATCAAGATAAAGAAGTGTTCAAGGGCAGGTTCAGTCATCTTAGTAAGAGCAATAAGATCAAGCAGCAtctcaaaggaaaattatttctttgctgctaGTATTttcacagcctgctgcttttGGGACAAACCATACAAACTATGAATTTTACCCCTCCCCCATGTAAGAATCAGAGGGAATATCTCTTCTAGTTGTATGCTGCATAGAATATTGCATCAAGAGAAATTATGGTTCTTACAGCCAATGCTACATCTTACAAATCAAGATGCGGCCAGAATTAGCCACAAATATGAGAGCCACGTGAACTACTAATGTGGTCCAGGCTGTTTCCCAAGCTCAGTTAAAACTCAAGCAACAACAAATATGGGTTTGAGTGTATGGCTGTGTCAGACAGACACTTCATACAGCTCTCAGCATTTAGAATTCCAATGGTTATTTTCCAACTCAATCAGCTGAAAGGCCGGAGCTgctgaagaatgaaaacaatcactttaagagtaaaaataaataatttaatgcaCAGTAAAATTGTCAGATTACTCCTTAAATAAACTAGTAATagtagaaaaagagaaacacaattTCCCACAAGATATTTCTCACAATACAAAaggtttcttaaaacaaatttgtcTATCCAACAGTACTAACATTTATAGTGGCTATAAACAAATGACAAGAAGCTATACTTCACTAACACGGTAGTGAACCCATTCCATTCTGCATAAAGttaatgcttaatttttaattttcatgttatAGCCAGTTACTGGCTATAACTCTCATGCCACGCTAGCCTACATGGTCTGCTTCAGCACCTTCCTCTGGGCTTTGGTCCATCTCATCTGATCTCTTGTCAACAAGAACAACTATTTGCTGCCTTATTAAGGCAAATATCTTGcatctgttcatttttatcCCCACTGCTGGGACAGGGACTGTAATTAAGGGTATAGACTAGTTTCTCCCTGAATTTACAAATGCAGGTCAAATAGCTGTCTATTCACTAGTACCAGTAgctaatttttaaagcacacagCTGATTTGACCCTTGAAAGATTCCTGTGGCATTCAGATGCATTAGCAAACAAGACATGTTTCTTCCTGatgtttcttccttcatttctatttcacattacagaagaaaaaaatagagcagaTGCCACCTTATCCAGGAAGACTGTAGGATGAACAAGGGAATGATGAGAGTTGAAGCTCACTTAAGAAGTTAGTGCAAAGGTCTTGcatgtaattaaagaaaatagagaGGATATTTAAGTTTTCAGGCTGTTttatgacaaaagaaaaacGGGGAAACATGGCATATGAAGttagcagggaaaaaagtaacagaCATGAGCATGGGTGGAAGTAACCATTAAGGATGAAGCTGTGCAGATAATTTTGGATAAgccaagaaaagaagaaaggagccATGTGCAAGACTGCTTTTAAAGCTTGTGCAGGGAATCCAGATTTAGTCGTAAGACAAGACAAAGCAGAGGTTTGAAAGTCAACAGAGCATGCGTCAGACAAGATACATGATTTTCACAAGAGTGAAATGGGTTATTGAGATATCAGGACAACAATAAAGAAGGAGGTAGTGGTGTTATAGGAGTACAACACTGTTATAAATATACCACATATTCCATTTACAATATTGCAACACAGACAGTATTTACAGGACAACAACTTCAGAAGTGTTTCTACCTAATGAATAGCTCCCTACCCGGGGATTACTAATAGATAGGAGAAGCCCATCTCTTCTAGGTGGTAAGGAAGATGAGGAGTCTTTCCATCATTTCTCTGAAAGTTAAAACAGTACattattaacattaaaatgaaactttagTTAGATATTTCAGCATATTCTTTCCTGTCCCTTTTACACTGCATTTTCTATGAATCCTGTCAATATATAAGGAACAAAATGATACTGAGAATTGGAACTCATGACTTGTTGCTCTCTTGTCCCTTGATAAGGGTACCAAGAAAAATCAATATGAGTTAATTGCAAATCTTACTTATGTACACTGTATGGTGATGTGTTAGCCTAGAATTATTCTGAAAGCACGCAGGTGTGGCTCAGTAAGTTGGGGGGGGAGCAGCTCCATGTgctgttttcagtaaaactgcAAAGCTCATAGGCCTTTTATACTGACATTTCAGTCAAGACAAATCTAAATGCATTGGAATCACTGCCTAGTCACTGGTAGTCATTAGAATCACTACCTAGAAAACCTGGAAGAATGAACATTTGGTTCCTTTAAAAGGTATCTCTGTGCATAATAAATTTTCCcaaaaaactctgaaaagacaaaaatcaggaGGCTTTTTCGTCCTTGACTGTGAAAAAATCGGAAGTTCACTCCCAAATTACTTACCCTGTTTTACTTtgattaaaatttgttttataagCATTCAAATATGAATACACAAGgaggagaaacatttttaattattcgGCTCCCTGTTATGGTACATACACATATGAGGAGATTTTCTTTGTATGCATAAAATGCAAGAGGAAGTCTGAAACGTTTGGAGTCTGCAGCTAAGCACTCATCACTAGTCCCTTTCTCATCAGAGGATCAAACAGTGAATTCTAGGTTATAAGCTAAGCATAGCAAGACTTTCTtgaaaactgaatattttacaattttcttaATACTGTtgtgcaaaatatatttactaaCAAATGTCAACATCTTTCCAGAGAGATTTCCCTCCTTTCAAGTAAATACTTCTGTTCTTTGTAAAGAAACAGTCTCTCTAATGTACAGCACTTACACGTTAATGTGAGAGAAGTCGGGTCAAGCTTTAATCTGTTACATTCAGATGTCCCAGGATTAAAAGTATCATCTTcatcataaatattttgacGTAAAACATTCCTTATAAAATCTGGGTTCATTGTGTTTTCCATAAAcccctctgctgctggtggtaCAGAAAACTCTAGCTGATAAAATACAGTGGAGCTTtcattactgaaaaacaaacagtcaATTATGAATGCCTTCGAGTCCCCACtggatcttttctttttggagaaTACTGACTTTTCATATCAATGTTGGCATGGATTTGTTTTAAACCTGTTCTAAAGAAAAGcattataaaagaaaactgcCATCAAAGATTCCagtttcctcctccccctcccttctcaGAACAGCTCTTGGCATTAACAGAAACTGGGCACATACCTGAAGCCAACCTGAGACATGTTTTCAAATGCACAAAGGGCAATTGGACATGTGTCCTAATGGGGTGAGGTTTTCAGTACTTGTACTTCACAAGTACGTAACAATAAGAGGTGCTGCGATCTCTCATGCATAGGTTAGCTGAGAACCTGCAGAAAGATTTGCTCTCCTGCTGGCAGTACCTGGGGCCACCCAGCTGTGCTCCTAACTCAGCTCTGGAGTGGATTACGCAAACCACCACACTGGAGTCCATCTCTGGTGTCCATCTCTGGTGATTTCATTGTGGTCTACCAAATCCACTGACTACAATTCGACAGGTACATTTTGTACTCGcagaatttaaaacatcaaaaaactAGTTGgatggggggaaagaaaaggagatgcagagagagagacaagggcaggggggagagagagcaagagggagggaaggagggagatcAGCTAGACAATACGTATGCAGAACTACAGCTTTGTACTTTGGTCTAAATCGTAATTTTTACCCGTAAGGCTAAGGAGCTACAGCTCACTCATTGAACGGAGCCAGCATGCCCAAGGCTGGCAGTGCAGGGGAGCACATTCCCCAAAGTGCCCTCAGGACTGCCCCTTGCCGCAGCTCAAGGGGGCTCTTCCTCTGTCCTTGCTCCCTCAAGGGCCTTGGGACTTTACAAATCTACTTCCCctgattttcttctgtccttctAATCCCTTTTGTAACAGTGCTTTTTCAGAAGTCCTTAGGGAAGCTCTCTGACCACCTTCCTTtgcctctctgctctctctccaTGGCAGGACCATGCTGCAGCTGATCTTTCCAGccacttttccctctgctgctcagCCTCCCTCCTGTTGTAAATCTGTGGTATCTCCATAGATTCAAACTTTACAGTCTCAAACACAGTAAGCTCCTTAGCCTTCCTCCAGTGACAGTTTCTGCCAAGAGTAAGATCCTCCCTCTGTTCCAGCTTGAAGCTTTCTGTTGCCTCTGCAAGGCAGGCCTGgatgcttttccctttcttcccaccACTGCTACTCCTTTGGCTCCACCAGGCTTCGGTGGCTGAGCTTCCCATTCACGTGTAAGCGTCTCCCACCCAGGCTAGCCTAGCCTCCACTCTGCCACCTGCTCTGCCTCTCACTCCTGTTCCACCAGTCTCTCCAACATGCTGCTGCCTTGAGATTTGCTCCTGTTGTCCAAAATAGAGTGAGGGGTGGGAAAAGGCCCAAACAAACCAGCAATACAATATTGCTGTTTTGGCTGTCACGACTTGTATGTCCCTGTTGCCTTTAGTTCTTTTGGGAACAAAAGAGTTCTCCCCTCCCCATGAaccctgttttatttatttaaggcTATTTAAGCCATGTCAATCTCAAGtggctccagcagctccttttccttttaataaatatCCTTGAATACATTTATTAAGGGCTGCACTTGGAACCAAGGACAAGAGAGATGACACTTAACAACAAAATGTTACTGTCATTATATATTATTAGGAGCACTTGCCATTTACACCAGAGGATCCTTTGACTGGTTTTCACTACCTATATATGTAACTTCCCCCCCAAATAACCTATTTTTCACAGATTTAAATGTTGTGCATATTTACATAGGCACATGTATGTCTCATCAGAAGCCTggaattttcagaaaattttggtGACAGAAATTGCTTACCTGAAATAAACCACCTCAGCTGACCTAAAGTAGCGTCCTAGAGATGGAGATGAACTGTAGACATCTGTTAacttggagaggaaaaaagaaaagaaaaaaagaaatttcttccattcactctctcttttccccataAAAGAAAGTACAGTGAATCATTCTCACAAGGTGTTTTAAGGGGCAGAAACACAGGTGCTGAAGGTCAAATATCAGCAAGTATCTGCCTTGGAAAAGGTACACAATCCCTTTAAGCTTGACAGACAAGTTATTTATGTGTTTGAGTGACTGCTATATTACCTTACACAATGGAGGCATTCAGGGTGAATTAAAATTATGTGCTCATGTTGCCATGTGCAATTTATGTTGTTTGGCTTGGGTTTTTAGTAGTACCAAAAAGCCCTTCTACTCTTACTTGGTAGAGGGAGACTCACTTTCCACAATAAGTCTAAAATCAGCACTGCCATGCCTGCTGAGCTTATTTCAGCTGTAACTCAGAGCTGTGATGGCTCAACAGAAATGGCAGCTATAAACCCAGGCTGTCATCGTGTACTTACAGGAGAATGCAACACACAGCATTTTTAGCTAGCATTGGGTTTAGAGGACCTTCACAGGCCCCTCCTAACCTAAATTATTCaatgattttatgaaaaaggTGAAGACTATGTCCCAACTACTACTCAaatggggggaggaggggggaaggaatcaggctttttttttttttttttttttttaatcaatgtaAACTGCTTGTGTGCTTAAAAGCAGACAATTCTTTTTTCTAGATCAGGACTTAAAATTACACTAGAAAAAGTAcaactcagatttttttgtggACTTGCAAACAACTGAGTTGgtacacagagaaacagaaacttcTTAAAAGGGAAAACACTGAATCTATGTTACAAGCAGAATCAGCTTTGCCAAGAACCACGTCAACACATACCCTCTTAGTAATGTCTTCAGAGAAAAGGTGTGGGAGACCACACATTAACTCCAATGTTCCCGAAAAATTGCAACAATTTCCGCTATTCAGTAATGCATCAGGATCCCAATAGTCATCCTCATCTGTGTAAACATCTAATATtcaaaaggagacagaaaggggaggaaaaagttCCAGTTAGCAGaagtattgaaaaaaaacctcttggcTTTCTCCAGGGTGGTTTCCTCACAAATTTCCTAGGTAATGACTGACTGGGAGTGACAGAAAGAAAGTGCAAGTCACCTGAAGAAAAGTGACAGCACATGGACATCAACCACCTGCCCCCATTAGTGAAAGTCAGCTGCTTTGGGAGCCTGACAGGCACTGACACCACACAAGGGGACGTAAGCGATCCATTGCACTTGTTGCAATGTTACAAGCATAATTTCTATCCTCATCCCTGACTCTGTTCTCTGAACATTTTCTCACTTAGCTACAAACTGGAATTGCCATCTGATCAGGATACAAGTTGCTTGCTGCCTGCTAAAATAGAAGCATTCACATCCACTACTCAACACACCACCCTCTGCAGTCAGCATCCCAGTCCCTTCAGCAGTTTACAGGAGGAGTTTAAAGGATGCTACTGCTCAATTTGTATTATATTAGATTGTACATACTGTACATTTGTGTTAGAGGACGAACCAAGAGTGAGATACTTACTAGAATAAAGAATTAGGCTGATGAGAATGACCAGGAAGAATACTAGAAAAATTGTAGCTATAACCATCCATAGTTTACACTTCCAGAAAACTACATTCCTGCATGACTTCCAGTGATTTCTCTCCTAGTTATAAAAGTAAAGGGTATATTGATTAATGAAAtaaggtggggaaaaaaatattgaagcaTGTCTTCACTGTcacatttagaaacaaaacccaccacatAGATGGGAGAGTCTCATTGGTAAGCAATGTTCTACACCAGGGGTTCCCACCCTTAACTACTGCTGCAGGTGGGAACATAGacctgcagaaggcaaaggacATTCACAGGCAGGCTATTACTTGAGAGAGACACGTATTATTCCCCATTCATGCAGGATTTCCAACTCCTGAATTGCCCATAAAGCTAAGTTGCAACAAAGGTGCTTTCATggtttccaaatttttttttttaactacatcAATTTGATTTGCATGTTCCACAAGCTGTTCTTTTAATGTTTGCCATCTCTCCCAACCAAAAAGGTGTCTGTGGAGGAATTTCCAGAATCATTCACCTCTGCAACATTGGTGATATCAATCTGCATAGCTCCTGGGTGCCAGCACCCAAAGCAAGTGGTCTGCTATTCATTAGATActattgcattaaaaaacacagtaaaataattgAGACTTTTACAGCTgactctctttttcttcagaagattGTGAACTTGAAGGCTATTGAGTACATTTAATAGAAAGTTTATTACAAATCTCGCCTGTTCTAGGAGATCACAAGGAAACTCTCTTCAAAGTAATTGTGCATACATGTACATTCATATAGGAGAGAAAGGACAATACTtgcctttcatttaatttttaataagatttaaGACCATGGCAGAAATTAGTCTTTTAATTAGTTACCCCAGCAGtactaatatttaaaaaaaaaaaaaaagcttaggtGACGtagccaaacaaaaaactccaacTGTTTTGTTCCACAGCCAGAAGACTGAAGGAAGGGCATGAATTCATAAGTAGACCATGCTgcctttttaattcctcctcctcctctccaacCACCATAAACCCAGTGGTAAACTCCATGTCCTTTTTGACATCAGAACCAGGCAAGGAAGAGCACATGCTGTAGGTTGTCTGGTCCACACGTGCAGGTTGGCAGGAACTAGCTGCTAGCTGGAGGCACTAACCCAGATTAGCTTCCTTTACTTTTTGAACTTTCTGAGAACCCGGCATAATAGAAAGCCTTTCACTGAATTTAACTGACATCCACCAGCTGGCTTAAAGCTTCTTTGGGAGTGGCAGATgaacagggagagaaaacagacacCCACAGAAAGATCTTACAAGAGTCATTTCTccaggagcaggggcagagaaaaggaaagtgctCTCTGCAGACACCTCTGCACGCAGAACTTTGCTTTGGTGGAGAATGAAGGGCAAAGGCTGAGTATGGTTTAGCTTACAGCATGCTTTCAGGTGTGATCatgtttacatttatatttttaatttgatttttaaaatgtattagaaGAATGAAGCTTCAATTTAATACTTGAAGCTAGCATACCGTTTTgtatctgaaaaagaagaaaagccagtaACTACTGCCTAGAGTACAACTATGAAGACAGCCATAGTAGTATCAGTTGAGACAGACAGCTATCAAGCCCAAGTTTCGATTGAGCCACACATTTAGACCGTCACAGAAGTCTAATTCTTAATCATGCATAGCAAACTAGCTTGATCAGCTCCCCGACTACCCCAACACCCTCTGAACATTGCCTATATACATCGCAAGACTGCcgggaaggagcagcagcagagaaaaaaaatctctccccGGTGGGCAGGGCAGTCCTTCCGATTAACCTGCCACCTGAGCAGGAAGCAGAGCATGGTAATTTTCCAACAGCCCCTATAGGATAGGAAGCCAATTGCCAGAATCAG
Above is a genomic segment from Gymnogyps californianus isolate 813 chromosome 1, ASM1813914v2, whole genome shotgun sequence containing:
- the C1H3orf52 gene encoding TPA-induced transmembrane protein isoform X2, whose translation is MSCLRGCFRDRGPRAETEAMKRQSSGQEHEIIELQEGNVEESEADHDKPLNARTRKERNHWKSCRNVVFWKCKLWMVIATIFLVFFLVILISLILYSNVYTDEDDYWDPDALLNSGNCCNFSGTLELMCGLPHLFSEDITKRLTDVYSSSPSLGRYFRSAEVVYFSNESSTVFYQLEFSVPPAAEGFMENTMNPDFIRNVLRQNIYDEDDTFNPGTSECNRLKLDPTSLTLT
- the C1H3orf52 gene encoding TPA-induced transmembrane protein isoform X1, producing MSCLRGCFRDRGPRAETEAMKRQSSGQEHEIIELQEGNVEESEADHDKPLNARTRKERNHWKSCRNVVFWKCKLWMVIATIFLVFFLVILISLILYSNVYTDEDDYWDPDALLNSGNCCNFSGTLELMCGLPHLFSEDITKRLTDVYSSSPSLGRYFRSAEVVYFSNESSTVFYQLEFSVPPAAEGFMENTMNPDFIRNVLRQNIYDEDDTFNPGTSECNRLKLDPTSLTLTCKCCTLERLFLYKEQKYLLERREISLERC